In one Silene latifolia isolate original U9 population chromosome 10, ASM4854445v1, whole genome shotgun sequence genomic region, the following are encoded:
- the LOC141604950 gene encoding serine/arginine-rich splicing factor RS31: MRPVFVGNIGHDARQGELERLFSKYGTVDRVDIKTGYAFVYFEDERDAEDAVRCLDKYPFGYDRRKLSVEWARGERGKARDAPKGASQRPTKSLFVINFDPIRTRVRDIERHFDPYGKVLNVRVRRNFAFVQFETVEDATKALECTNMSKLLDRVISVEYALRDDDDRDDRDGSLGRGGYGRSPYRRSPSPLYRHSRPSPDYGRGSRGRPSPDYGRPRSPVYDRYDGPAPAYDRQHSPVYDRRRSPVYDRIRSRSPVRR, from the exons ATGAGGCCGGTGTTCGTCGGAAATATCGGGCATGACGCTCGTCAAGGGGAGCTTGAACGACTCTTCTCCAAATACGGCACTGTTGACCGCGTCGACATCAAAACTG GCTATGCTTTTGTGTACTTCGAAGATGAGCGTGATGCTGAGGATGCTGTTCGTTGTCTTGACAAATATCCATTTGGTTATGACCGGCGCAAGCTGTCCGTGGAGTGGGCCAGG GGTGAAAGGGGCAAGGCTCGTGATGCACCAAAGGGAGCAAGTCAAAGACCTACTAAATCCTTGTTTGTGATAAACTTTGATCCGATTAGAACCCGTGTGCGTGATATTGAGAGACACTTCGACCCTTATGGAAAAGTTCTCAATGTCCGAGTTAGAAGGAACTTTGCATTTGTACAGTTTGAGACCGTGGAAGATGCAACTAAAGCTCTTGAGTGTACCAATATGAG CAAGCTGCTAGATAGGGTAATCTCAGTTGAATATGCTCTgcgtgatgatgatgatagagaCGATAGAGATGGTAGTCTTGGAAGAGGTGGTTATGGCAGGAGTCCTTACAGGCGTTCGCCAAGTCCACTTTATCGTCATAGCAGACCAAGTCCTGACTATGGTCGTGGATCTCGTGGCAGGCCAAGCCCTGACTATGGACGCCCTCGTAGCCCTGTCTATGATCGATATGATGGTCCAGCACCAGCATATGACCGACAGCACAGTCCGGTTTATGATCGGCGGCGTAGTCCGGTTTATGACCGAATCAGAAG TCGATCGCCTGTCAGGAGATAA
- the LOC141604952 gene encoding calcium-binding protein KIC-like, which translates to MENQKKNFKVTTEYKDLLPVMAEKLDVETFMSELCKGFKLLIDPSNGLITTESLMKNSALLGMDNMSKDEAEEMVREGDIDKDGALNETEFCILMIRLSPEIMEDAEFWLEKALQVELRSAS; encoded by the coding sequence AtggaaaatcaaaagaaaaactTCAAAGTCACAACAGAATATAAAGATTTATTACCAGTAATGGCAGAAAAACTTGATGTAGAAACATTCATGTCAGAATTATGTAAAGGGTTCAAATTATTAATTGATCCAAGCAATGGTTTGATCACAACTGAAAGTTTAATGAAAAACTCAGCCTTACTTGGGATGGACAACATGAGTAAGGATGAAGCTGAAGAAATGGTTCGAGAAGGCGATATCGATAAGGATGGTGCACTTAATGAGACTGAATTTTGTATCTTGATGATTAGGTTGAGTCCTGAGATTATGGAAGATGCTGAGTTTTGGCTTGAGAAAGCTCTTCAAGTTGAACTTAGATCTGCCTCTTAA